One Gemmatimonadota bacterium genomic window, CCACTTGCGTTCGGGGTTTGAGGGTGGCAATCTTCACGCGCGGTTAAGAGCAAAGCTGGTCAGGTATCGAGATCTGGTTGGCGCCCGGCGGATTTACGTGTTTGACCGGCAGGGACAGAGCCTGCTGGACACGGCACCCGACGTGCCGATTGGGAGGGAATATACGCGGCTGCGGGTAGATCGGGAGGAATTGGCCGACGTCTGGCGAGGGCAGGCGTCGCATTCGATTTTGTTTCGGGACAAAGCGGGTGTTTATTATCAATCCGGTTACGCGCCTGTTTATGCCGGAGAGGAAGTTGTGTCAGCGGTTGGCGTGGATATTGGGGCCGGATTTGTCGAGGCGATTCGAGCAGTTCAGCATTCTGTGTTGATTTTTGGAGGGGTGAGCGTGGTGTTGACCATAGCGATCGGTTTGGTTCTCGCCCGCACCCTGACCGGGCCGATTCATCGTCTGGTCAACTCTGCACAGGCCATCGGCGAGGGCGACCTCGAACGACCAGTGGACCGGTCTGCCGGAGATGAACTGGGTTATTTGGGCCAGACCATGGAGGAAATGCGCCTGAAGATTCTGGACCGCGATGAGCACTTGCGGCAGATGCTGGCGGGCGTGGCGCACGAAATTCGCAATCCTCTGGGCGGCATTGAGATTTATGCGGGTTTGATTGCAAGCGATCTACCGGATGACGACGCGCGCAAGGCCCACATTCAGAAGGTGATCGGAGAGGTGCGCACACTCAATCGGGTGATTTCCGAATTTCTGGACTTTGCCCGACCTTCAGTTGTGCAACCAGTGGAAGCAGATGTTGCTCGGCTTGTGGAAGAGGTTGTTTTTTTGCTCAGTCCAGAGATGGACGAGGCAGGGGTGCAGTGTATAAGGGAGATTCCACAGGGACTGAAAGTATTTGTAGATGTTGACCAGTTCAAACGCACGCTGGTCAATCTGGTAAAGAATGGCGTTCAAGCGATGCCAGAAGGAGGTGTGTTGCGGTTGACAGGTGAAAAAGAGAATGAAAACACGGTCATCAGGGTAGTCGATACGGGTGTGGGCATGGATAGCGCCGTAATCGGGCGCCTGTTCGAACCTTTTTTTACAACGGGAGAGGGAGGCTCCGGTTTGGGTATGGCCATTGTGCAGAAAACAGTGAAGGAGAATGGAGGAACTGTTGGCGTTGAAAGCCAGGTAGGCAAGGGCACTGTATTTGAGGTGGTTTTGCCAGGTAGTCAGAATGACAGATATTTGCGAGAAAGGAAACGAGAGTGAGCCTGGTTCTGGTGATCGATGATAACGAGACGATGCGCAGTGGGATGGCACTTTTGCTTGAACGGATGGGGCACGACGTGACGGCAGCTTCGGGCGGGGTGGAGGGGTTGAGGCAGATGAATGCGAGGCCTTTTGATCTGGTGATTACGGATTACAAGATGGAGGACATGGACGGGCTGGAAGTGCTCGACGCTGTGCGGCGGGATTATGCCGATACGGATGTGGTGGTCATTACGGCCTATGGCACAATCGATGTGGCGGTCGAAGCCATGAGAAAAGGGGCGGCAGATTTTGTCGTTAAAGCCGATGCATTGTACGATGTGTTGCGGCTGAGGGTAGAGAAGGTGCTGAAACATCGGGAATTGCGTCAGTCGAGGGATCGCCTGGACGAAGAGAACCAGTATTTACGGGACGAGATCGGTGTACGATTTAATTTTGGGGAGATGGTGGGCCGATCCAAGCCTATGAAAACGGTGTATGAGATGGTTGAAAAGGTGGCGGAAACGGATTCTGCAGTGCTGGTTTACGGCGAGAGTGGAACCGGTAAAGAACTGGTTGCCAGAGCGATTCATCGCAGGAGCGCCCGGCGGGAAGGGCCGTTTGTAAAGGTGAATTGCGGGTCACTGCCGAGAGAACTGGTTCAAAGCGAATTGTTCGGCCATGAAAAGGGCGCATTTACCGGAGCAATTCGTCAAAAAAAGGGCAAGTTTGAGCTGGCTGAAGGCGGTACGATTTTTCTCGATGAGATCGGGGATTTGCCCCTTGAGGCTCAGGTAAATATTCTGAGGGTGTTACAGGCGAAGGAGTACGATCGGGTGGGAGGAGAAGAGACGATTCAGGCGGATGTACGTGTGATTGCAGCCACACATCGAGTGTTGAGAGAAATGGTGGCCGAGGGCGCATTCCGAGAGGACCTTTTTTATCGGTTGGAGGTAATTCCGATCCGTCTGGTCCCTTTGAGGGATCGCAAGGCGGACATTCCGGATCTGGTGGAGCACTTTTTGCATAAGAAATGTGAAGAGATGAACCGGCCCTTGAAACGATTGACAGATCGGGCGATGGCTGCGATGGCGTCCTATACCTGGCCCGGCAATGTGCGGGAACTGGAGAATGTGGTTGAGCGTACCCTTGTGCTGGCCGACGGCAATGTCGTGGATGTGAACGACCTGCCGCTGGATGTGGAGGCGTCACGAGCAGAGGTTTCCGCTGAGGAACTTGAGGATAGCGCGATTCCTTTGACCCGCAGGCTGGAAGATTTGGAGCGGCAACTAATTGAACAGGCACTGGAACAGGCAGGAGGGGTTAAAACGAAGGCGGCGGAGATGCTGGGTATCAAAACCAGCGCATTTTATTATAAACTGGACAAATACGGGCTGACATAAAGGGCGGGTTTCATAGATCAGGGTAGGGGATAATCGTTATGAGAATTGTGATGAGATATGTCTATAGATGTTTATTTTTCCACAGTTTAGTTTGGAGCTTGTCGTTTTCAGCGTCGGCCGAATCGCTCGACAGCCTGCAGACCGAGCACACGCGGTTGGAGGAAGTTAGAGATTCTTTGCTCACACAACGGGCGGTCTTGGCGACCAGACTGGACACGCTGGCAAACCAGATCTACCGCTTGAAGCGCGCCGATACTGGAGGCGTTGCGGAGACACTCCAGCAGGCGCTAAGGCAAACACTGGAACTCGCGGATCGTATTGAGCGGGTTGACATGGCCTTTGAAGTGGTGCGGACTGCATTGTCCCACCTGCGGCAAAAACTGCGAGCGCACTATGATCGAGAGATCGGCGCAGCCATTGCAGCGCTGGAGCAAGGGCCGGATGCCGATAGAGCTGGCCGGTTGAGAGCCTTGCAGCGGGCGCGGGGCGCACTGGAGGAAGGGGGGATGGAAATTCGTCTGGCAGAGGCGCAGATGCTGGTGGTGCGGGAGGATGACGGACCAGATGAGATTCGCCAGAAAGCCGACCTGATGGAGGATATGGCGGCTCAAACACGGGTGAAAACAGATGCGGTAATGCGGCGGATAAAACGGTTGGAAGAAGAGCGCAGATTGCGGATACGGATGGCCACATTGAGAGGAGAGTTGGACTTTTTTGATGAGGCTGTGCTCGAAGGGCGTTCTCTGTCGTCCGGGCAGGCAGTCGAGGGAACGGGTGGTGTGTTGCTCGATGAGGCGGGCCCGGCATCAGAAAATGCGTTGCCCGATGCGATGGCGGCAGCAGGGGATACGGACGAACGATCGGGGTCCGACGCAACAGAGATAGTGGAGTCCGGTTCTACGCCAGAACGAGGCTTTGTGGTCGGGCGAGAGATTGGCGTGCCGTACGCACAGATTCCGCCAGAGGTACTTACCTCAGATGATCTGGTTTCGGAGATTGCGCGATTAAAGGGACTACAGAAGGCTCTGACGACCCGCGAACAGGCACTGAAACAGCGTGCAGAGGCATTTCGGAAACATCTGCAGCGGATGCTGGAGGAGGGACGTTGAAGTGCCAGAGAGTATGCGGGGCTGTGCTCGGTGTCACGGTGATGTTATGTGCCTTCGGCGTCGGGTGGTCGGCGGAGACCCGCATTGAGGCGGGCATGGTCTATGATAACAATCTGTTTGAGGCGTCGGTTGATCCGCAGTCCGGCTGGATCAGCCGGTTTTACTTTGCGTATTCGGGTGATTTGCGCAAGCGTCCCCGGAGTTCTGTTTGGCTGCGGTACCAGGTAGGTGCCAAACGATTCTGGACTGCGGAGCGATCAATGTCCGGAGAATCCGGCGCAGTGTTGGCCAACCACTTGAACATAACCGCGTCTTCGCGCGTGGGGCGCCGGGTGAGGCTGGCAGGCAGCGGCGTGTTGAAAGTAAAAATTGTAAACCGGGTCCCGGGGGAAGAAGGATATTTGCGCGGTGCTTTAGAAGGACGTATCCAATATGTTTTTGGACAGGGGTTTACAAGCGACCTGTATCATCGCTTTGGTGGACATAATTCTCGGGATATGCGATTGCCAGAGGTGATTTCGAACGAAGTGGGTGCGGGTGTCCAGTACGGGAAATCCCGGCGATTTCGAGCCCGATTGACAGGGACCTGGCGGTGGTTGGATTACAATCGCGCTGCTCTGGCGGTTGACGCAGGAGGCAGGATAGGTGAATTGAGATTTGTGCAATCGGATCTTTTGCGCGAGATTTCGGCAGGCATACAGTTTTATCGTGGGGTGCTCGTTGATCTCATCTATGGATTTCTCCACAATACATCCAACAGCTACGGATATAGCTTTAAAGCGCACCGGATGCAGGTGCTTCTGGTGCGACACCTGGGTTTCCAGTTCGATGCGCAGGTGCTGGCAAACCTCCAGCTTCGCAGGTATGATGATCCGCTGGTGCCACTGCCCGGTTGGGATTCGGAGGTGGATGAATACGAACAG contains:
- a CDS encoding HAMP domain-containing histidine kinase yields the protein MGRKVHLDAESGVFLMVSRAGKRLPSQHRGRIGRRLVVTFVVFVFLVVGSTGWILYHLTRNSLERQMSDQLLAIAQLSAAGIDGDAVRHLRSGFEGGNLHARLRAKLVRYRDLVGARRIYVFDRQGQSLLDTAPDVPIGREYTRLRVDREELADVWRGQASHSILFRDKAGVYYQSGYAPVYAGEEVVSAVGVDIGAGFVEAIRAVQHSVLIFGGVSVVLTIAIGLVLARTLTGPIHRLVNSAQAIGEGDLERPVDRSAGDELGYLGQTMEEMRLKILDRDEHLRQMLAGVAHEIRNPLGGIEIYAGLIASDLPDDDARKAHIQKVIGEVRTLNRVISEFLDFARPSVVQPVEADVARLVEEVVFLLSPEMDEAGVQCIREIPQGLKVFVDVDQFKRTLVNLVKNGVQAMPEGGVLRLTGEKENENTVIRVVDTGVGMDSAVIGRLFEPFFTTGEGGSGLGMAIVQKTVKENGGTVGVESQVGKGTVFEVVLPGSQNDRYLRERKRE
- a CDS encoding sigma-54-dependent Fis family transcriptional regulator — its product is MSLVLVIDDNETMRSGMALLLERMGHDVTAASGGVEGLRQMNARPFDLVITDYKMEDMDGLEVLDAVRRDYADTDVVVITAYGTIDVAVEAMRKGAADFVVKADALYDVLRLRVEKVLKHRELRQSRDRLDEENQYLRDEIGVRFNFGEMVGRSKPMKTVYEMVEKVAETDSAVLVYGESGTGKELVARAIHRRSARREGPFVKVNCGSLPRELVQSELFGHEKGAFTGAIRQKKGKFELAEGGTIFLDEIGDLPLEAQVNILRVLQAKEYDRVGGEETIQADVRVIAATHRVLREMVAEGAFREDLFYRLEVIPIRLVPLRDRKADIPDLVEHFLHKKCEEMNRPLKRLTDRAMAAMASYTWPGNVRELENVVERTLVLADGNVVDVNDLPLDVEASRAEVSAEELEDSAIPLTRRLEDLERQLIEQALEQAGGVKTKAAEMLGIKTSAFYYKLDKYGLT